One Campylobacter lari DNA segment encodes these proteins:
- a CDS encoding MFS transporter produces MYQNEKQSLKNNFFTLLLLSFCGSIIYGLPYFRKYYYDDYMSLYHLNNFEMGLLGSAYGLLGLFSYALGGYLADRFAPKKLLIFSLIATGLGGLLHLYFTSLNALLIIYGIWGITSLLTFWPSLMKIVRSLANSKEQAKAYGIFEGGRGVVGAAHLAIATSIFGYFQTKALAAQGIEMVIIFYSIAPIASAVLLFFLLKDEVNEQSEKIKIKDLVFLLKNSALWLVVAITFCTYFFNMSFYYFTPYASNVIGASAVFAAILTVLAQYIRPVSSVVGGFIADGYGKAKIMMIGFILMGIGVIFLMLSSKLNGFLQMSVLTSACVVIYVAMYSNFGIYYSLLSEGKIPIHLAGMAIGIVSTFGYLPEVFAPLLAGDLLDRYPGVKGFHIYFTIMVAMAILGVMFCLIWIKKYNKKEMK; encoded by the coding sequence ATGTATCAAAATGAAAAGCAAAGTTTAAAAAATAACTTTTTTACACTTTTACTGTTATCTTTTTGTGGATCTATTATTTACGGTTTGCCTTATTTTAGAAAATATTATTATGATGATTATATGAGTCTTTATCATTTAAATAATTTTGAAATGGGGCTTTTGGGTAGTGCTTATGGATTGCTTGGTTTGTTTTCTTATGCCTTAGGAGGGTATTTAGCAGATCGTTTTGCGCCAAAAAAATTATTGATTTTTTCTTTAATTGCTACAGGGCTTGGTGGTTTGTTGCACTTATATTTTACTTCTTTAAATGCACTTTTGATTATTTATGGAATTTGGGGGATTACTTCATTATTAACTTTTTGGCCTTCTTTGATGAAAATAGTAAGAAGCTTGGCAAATTCTAAAGAGCAAGCAAAAGCTTATGGAATTTTTGAAGGTGGTAGAGGTGTTGTTGGTGCTGCGCATTTGGCTATAGCTACAAGTATTTTTGGATATTTTCAAACAAAAGCTTTAGCCGCACAAGGTATAGAAATGGTTATTATTTTTTATTCTATAGCTCCTATTGCAAGTGCTGTTTTATTATTTTTTCTTTTAAAAGATGAGGTTAATGAACAAAGTGAGAAGATTAAAATCAAAGATTTAGTTTTTCTTTTAAAAAATTCTGCTCTTTGGCTTGTGGTTGCTATTACTTTTTGTACCTATTTTTTTAATATGAGCTTTTATTATTTTACTCCTTATGCAAGTAATGTGATAGGAGCTTCTGCTGTTTTTGCAGCTATTTTAACAGTATTAGCTCAATACATTCGTCCTGTTTCTTCTGTGGTAGGTGGGTTTATAGCAGATGGATATGGAAAGGCTAAAATAATGATGATAGGCTTTATTTTAATGGGAATTGGTGTTATTTTTTTAATGCTTAGTTCAAAATTAAATGGATTTTTGCAAATGAGTGTTTTAACTTCTGCTTGTGTGGTAATTTATGTAGCTATGTATTCTAATTTTGGAATTTATTATTCTTTACTTAGTGAGGGAAAAATTCCTATTCATTTAGCAGGTATGGCCATAGGTATTGTATCTACTTTTGGATATTTACCTGAGGTTTTTGCACCTTTGCTTGCTGGAGATTTATTAGATAGATATCCAGGTGTAAAAGGTTTTCATATATATTTTACTATTATGGTAGCTATGGCTATTTTGGGTGTAATGTTTTGTTTGATTTGGATTAAAAAATACAATAAAAAGGAGATGAAATGA
- a CDS encoding NAD(P)-binding domain-containing protein — translation MKIFDMVVIGAGPAGIAAGVEAKIKNKEVIVLEKADAICQTLVKFYKEGKRVDKAYKGCDSTNHGHINFEDGTRESTIETFQNAIKEHNLEVKLSSEVESVKKDGENFIVSTANENYICKNAVIAIGRMGKPNKPSYTLPITLTKIINFNANSASQGEKILVVGGGNSAAEYAIDLAKNNDVTLCYRRETFSRLNDINLEDIQKAFEQGSVKAKLGIDITNIEDEGGKAKVNFTNDTNEIYDRIIYAIGGSTPLDFLQKCSIEVDEKGVPSFDENKESNVKGLFVAGDIASKNGASIVVGLNDSFKICDHLYKC, via the coding sequence ATGAAAATTTTTGATATGGTAGTTATTGGTGCTGGTCCTGCAGGTATTGCAGCAGGAGTAGAAGCTAAAATAAAAAATAAAGAAGTTATTGTTTTAGAAAAAGCTGATGCGATTTGTCAAACCTTAGTAAAATTTTACAAAGAAGGTAAAAGAGTAGACAAAGCTTATAAAGGTTGTGATAGCACAAATCACGGACATATAAATTTTGAAGATGGAACTAGAGAAAGTACGATAGAAACTTTCCAAAATGCCATTAAAGAGCACAATCTTGAAGTAAAGCTTTCTAGTGAAGTTGAAAGTGTTAAAAAAGATGGAGAAAATTTCATCGTTAGCACTGCAAATGAAAATTATATTTGTAAAAATGCAGTTATTGCCATAGGTAGAATGGGTAAGCCAAATAAGCCAAGCTATACTTTACCTATAACTTTAACTAAAATCATCAATTTTAATGCAAATTCAGCAAGCCAAGGTGAAAAAATCTTAGTTGTAGGTGGTGGAAATTCAGCAGCAGAATACGCTATAGATTTAGCTAAAAATAACGATGTGACGCTTTGCTATAGAAGAGAAACCTTCTCAAGATTAAACGATATTAATCTAGAAGATATTCAAAAAGCTTTTGAACAAGGTAGTGTAAAAGCAAAACTTGGCATAGATATAACTAATATTGAAGATGAAGGCGGTAAAGCTAAAGTAAATTTCACTAACGACACAAATGAAATTTATGATCGTATTATTTATGCTATTGGGGGTTCAACTCCACTTGATTTCTTACAAAAATGCTCTATAGAAGTTGATGAAAAAGGCGTGCCAAGCTTTGATGAAAATAAAGAAAGCAATGTAAAAGGATTATTTGTAGCAGGCGATATAGCGAGTAAAAACGGAGCTTCTATTGTAGTAGGTTTAAATGATTCATTTAAAATCTGCGATCATCTTTATAAATGCTAA
- a CDS encoding tRNA1(Val) (adenine(37)-N6)-methyltransferase, whose amino-acid sequence MLKLFQYSKGYRYNNDSLLLFDFLSKYNLKGNILDIGCGCGILGLLIKQKFPNSKVYLLDIQEQNIKLSYKNAKENKLEIQGICEDFLNYKIDIKFDFLISNPPFYKKNTQKSQDLHLCISRYQEFMPLEKMLAKINTLIKPNGSFFMCYEASFLDEICAYLKQFKLKLVSLQCVHTNAQTNARLVLMHIKKNSKSPCAIMPTLFMYENDVLNPKISEIYENTGTVSYDV is encoded by the coding sequence ATGCTAAAACTCTTTCAATATTCAAAAGGCTATCGCTATAATAACGATAGTCTTTTACTTTTTGACTTTTTATCTAAATATAATTTAAAAGGAAATATCCTTGATATAGGATGCGGATGTGGAATTTTAGGACTTTTGATAAAGCAAAAATTTCCAAATTCAAAAGTTTATCTACTAGATATCCAAGAGCAAAATATCAAACTAAGTTATAAAAATGCCAAAGAAAATAAACTTGAAATTCAAGGCATTTGCGAAGATTTTTTAAACTATAAAATTGATATAAAATTTGATTTTTTGATCTCTAATCCTCCATTTTATAAAAAAAATACACAAAAAAGCCAAGATTTGCATTTATGTATATCAAGATATCAAGAATTTATGCCACTTGAGAAGATGCTTGCTAAAATAAATACTTTAATCAAACCAAATGGTAGTTTTTTTATGTGTTATGAGGCAAGTTTTTTGGATGAAATTTGCGCTTATTTAAAACAATTTAAATTAAAACTAGTTTCACTTCAATGTGTTCATACTAATGCACAAACTAACGCAAGACTTGTTTTAATGCATATTAAAAAAAATAGCAAAAGTCCTTGCGCGATAATGCCTACACTTTTTATGTATGAAAATGATGTTTTAAATCCAAAAATTAGTGAAATTTATGAAAATA